The following coding sequences lie in one Maribacter forsetii DSM 18668 genomic window:
- a CDS encoding DUF4303 domain-containing protein, with protein sequence MCPTINFQDLKSEIEIATKLAFKENIEKYGTDICAFSLVSDDGAMTVVPYINTNEHLEKMQSEDAEYKETYEFEPAEWFASGGANNEFYAICKTLCEAIDNEELDFEDFRNSLFETCTQVLEKLRLEKFFHKELGRDILLMFSISDTSESNENLLQWMKRLNSASESKRFEKYLSD encoded by the coding sequence ATGTGCCCTACTATAAATTTTCAGGATTTAAAAAGTGAAATTGAAATTGCTACAAAATTAGCTTTCAAAGAAAACATTGAGAAATATGGTACAGATATTTGTGCTTTTTCATTGGTTAGTGATGATGGTGCAATGACAGTAGTGCCCTATATAAATACTAATGAGCATCTAGAAAAGATGCAGTCAGAAGATGCCGAGTATAAAGAAACATATGAGTTTGAGCCTGCAGAGTGGTTTGCATCCGGTGGGGCAAATAATGAATTCTATGCGATATGTAAAACGCTTTGCGAAGCAATTGATAATGAAGAATTAGATTTTGAAGATTTTAGAAATTCTTTATTTGAAACTTGTACTCAAGTTTTAGAAAAACTTCGATTAGAAAAATTCTTTCATAAAGAATTAGGTAGAGATATTTTGTTGATGTTCAGTATTTCTGATACTTCTGAGTCTAATGAGAATTTATTACAATGGATGAAGCGCCTAAATTCAGCTAGCGAGAGCAAACGCTTTGAAAAGTACTTGAGTGATTAG
- the gap gene encoding type I glyceraldehyde-3-phosphate dehydrogenase translates to MKKIAINGMGRIGRASLKVILDTPELELVAVNDIVSIENIAYLLKYDSVYGIYEKEVSHDDNNLIIDGQKIQYNSQRSPEDLPWASHKIDVVIESTGFFTKSEDAKKHIKAGAKSVIISAPTKSEDIPTVVHGVNTEAGETNIFSCASCTTNNISPVVEILSRRIGIKKAIMTTVHAYTASQGIVDSPSQKNLRMGRAGAANIVPTSTGAAIATTKALPGLAGKFDGVALRVPIPVGSMSDLTFVMEHDITPEAINAIFREEAATKRYQYVLATTDQPLVSSDIVKNPHASTVDLGMTRVVDGDLLKVMTWYDNEWGFTNQMIRQILSEN, encoded by the coding sequence ATGAAAAAAATAGCAATAAACGGAATGGGGCGTATAGGTCGCGCTTCTTTAAAGGTGATTTTGGATACTCCAGAATTAGAGTTAGTGGCGGTAAACGATATCGTGTCTATAGAGAATATAGCTTATTTACTTAAGTATGATTCAGTTTATGGGATTTATGAAAAAGAGGTTTCTCATGATGATAACAACTTGATCATAGATGGTCAAAAAATTCAATATAACTCGCAACGTAGTCCTGAAGATTTACCTTGGGCATCACATAAAATTGATGTCGTAATTGAAAGTACTGGTTTCTTTACCAAAAGCGAAGACGCTAAAAAACACATTAAAGCAGGTGCTAAATCTGTTATTATTTCTGCACCAACAAAAAGTGAGGACATACCAACGGTAGTTCATGGTGTAAATACGGAAGCTGGAGAAACTAACATATTTTCATGTGCCAGTTGTACAACAAATAACATAAGTCCTGTTGTTGAGATTTTGAGTCGTAGAATTGGTATTAAGAAAGCTATCATGACTACGGTACACGCCTATACGGCATCTCAAGGTATTGTAGATTCTCCATCACAGAAAAACTTAAGAATGGGACGTGCCGGTGCGGCGAATATAGTACCAACATCTACTGGTGCAGCAATTGCAACCACTAAAGCTTTGCCAGGTTTAGCCGGTAAATTTGATGGTGTTGCTTTACGTGTTCCTATTCCAGTAGGTTCAATGTCCGATCTAACATTTGTAATGGAACATGATATTACACCAGAAGCTATTAATGCTATTTTTAGGGAAGAAGCGGCTACTAAAAGATATCAATATGTTCTTGCTACAACAGATCAGCCTTTGGTGTCTTCTGATATTGTGAAAAATCCGCATGCATCTACAGTAGATTTAGGTATGACTAGAGTCGTAGATGGCGATTTATTAAAAGTGATGACCTGGTATGACAACGAATGGGGATTCACCAATCAAATGATTCGTCAAATTTTATCAGAAAACTAG
- a CDS encoding TetR/AcrR family transcriptional regulator: MARKKQYNEAEVIEKAMRLFWRNGYESTSVRMLEKEMGINQFSIYSSFKNKEGVFLESIKLYNNQIKTITNTLENSNNGVEGIKEYFLDFLDFSREGAIFKGCLVTNTVNEIKEDSSPVIMAALKRFSLNIRELFVRNLKQDDLRDVKEIEAQADYLMNALLGLSISSKVFKEEQLKDIIKITFLHL; the protein is encoded by the coding sequence ATGGCACGCAAAAAACAATATAACGAAGCTGAAGTCATAGAAAAGGCAATGCGCCTGTTCTGGCGTAATGGCTATGAGAGCACATCGGTTCGTATGTTGGAGAAAGAAATGGGTATTAACCAGTTTTCCATATATTCTAGTTTTAAAAATAAAGAGGGTGTTTTTTTAGAAAGCATCAAACTTTATAATAATCAAATTAAAACCATTACCAATACCTTGGAAAACTCTAATAATGGAGTAGAAGGTATTAAGGAATATTTTCTTGATTTTCTTGATTTTTCTAGAGAAGGCGCAATTTTTAAAGGATGCCTGGTTACTAATACTGTAAATGAAATTAAAGAAGATTCCAGCCCTGTAATTATGGCGGCGTTAAAACGCTTTTCTTTAAATATTAGAGAATTGTTTGTAAGGAATCTAAAACAAGACGACTTAAGGGATGTAAAAGAAATAGAAGCGCAAGCAGACTATTTAATGAATGCTCTTTTAGGTTTATCCATTTCATCGAAAGTGTTTAAAGAGGAACAGCTAAAAGACATTATTAAGATTACATTTTTACACTTATAA
- a CDS encoding serine hydrolase domain-containing protein, with protein MIHRLIYIGILSVLLSCQSDDSVSVDTNEPNPTEAATYFPPINTNEWVSISPSELNWNADKLAELEDILIADNTKSFMVLVDGKIVVEEYYNEHTVNDTWQWNSAGKTLVTATTGIAQQKGLIDIDDKVSDYIGTEWTSAAIEQENLITVKSLLTMTSGLDDEPQLVIKANLVSLADAGTRWAYGNVFQRLMNVVEDASETEFGTYFNTELAAKIGMDGFWNNGFIYRIYHSNTRSMARFGLLASHYGNWDGDQIVDEDFFLESTTTSQDINPAYGYLWWLNGKSDFMLPSTQTEFPGSLIPNAPTDMIAALGKDEQRIYIVPSENLVIIRMGEATGSEENFALSSFDNVFWEKFNEVIN; from the coding sequence ATGATACATAGATTAATTTATATAGGTATTCTATCTGTACTTTTAAGCTGTCAATCAGATGATTCCGTCTCGGTTGATACAAATGAGCCAAACCCAACAGAAGCCGCTACTTATTTTCCGCCCATTAATACAAATGAGTGGGTAAGTATATCACCATCAGAATTGAATTGGAATGCAGATAAACTTGCAGAATTAGAAGATATTCTTATTGCCGATAATACCAAATCTTTCATGGTGTTGGTCGATGGTAAAATTGTGGTAGAAGAATATTATAACGAACATACGGTCAACGATACTTGGCAGTGGAATAGTGCCGGGAAAACTCTGGTAACGGCTACCACTGGTATTGCGCAACAAAAAGGATTAATAGATATAGATGATAAGGTGTCTGATTACATTGGTACCGAGTGGACAAGTGCCGCAATAGAACAAGAAAATTTAATTACCGTAAAGAGCTTGTTGACAATGACCTCTGGTTTAGACGACGAACCTCAATTGGTAATCAAAGCGAATTTGGTTTCGCTTGCCGATGCGGGTACACGCTGGGCTTATGGTAACGTATTTCAACGACTAATGAATGTAGTCGAAGATGCCAGTGAAACTGAATTTGGAACTTATTTTAATACCGAATTAGCTGCTAAAATAGGTATGGATGGATTCTGGAATAACGGATTTATCTATCGCATATACCATAGTAATACAAGAAGTATGGCAAGATTTGGATTACTTGCTTCACATTATGGAAATTGGGACGGAGATCAAATTGTAGATGAAGATTTCTTTTTGGAAAGCACAACAACTTCTCAAGATATAAACCCGGCTTATGGATATTTATGGTGGTTAAATGGAAAAAGTGACTTCATGTTACCATCTACGCAAACAGAATTTCCGGGATCTCTTATTCCAAATGCACCAACAGATATGATTGCAGCTTTAGGTAAAGATGAACAGCGCATCTACATTGTACCTAGTGAGAATTTGGTAATTATAAGAATGGGTGAGGCTACGGGATCTGAAGAAAATTTTGCATTATCATCTTTCGACAATGTTTTTTGGGAGAAATTTAATGAGGTAATTAATTAG
- a CDS encoding peroxiredoxin-like family protein: MKSLKEQTDAKIASGRLAKPEFMKGVDEVIEEAKAFEKGAKAVKVGQKAPIFKLPNAENELISLEGLLEKGAVVVTFYRGDWCPYCNLQLRALQARLSEIHALGATLVAISPQVPDGSLTKSEISEMDFIVLSDQNAKVASEYGVAWEVPEFLLDHMRVDRNLDLEAINNGNGSVLPIPATFILGKDGVVKWSYVNVDYRTRSEPEEIIAELKKLS; encoded by the coding sequence ATGAAAAGTTTAAAAGAACAAACCGATGCTAAAATTGCTTCTGGCAGATTGGCTAAACCTGAATTCATGAAAGGCGTTGATGAGGTGATTGAGGAAGCAAAAGCTTTTGAAAAAGGAGCAAAAGCAGTAAAGGTTGGGCAAAAAGCTCCAATTTTCAAGCTTCCAAACGCTGAGAATGAATTGATTTCACTAGAAGGTTTACTTGAGAAAGGTGCTGTTGTTGTGACATTTTATCGTGGCGATTGGTGTCCGTATTGCAACTTGCAACTGAGAGCTTTACAAGCAAGGTTAAGTGAAATACATGCATTAGGTGCTACGTTGGTTGCTATAAGTCCGCAAGTACCAGACGGATCATTGACAAAAAGTGAAATCAGTGAGATGGATTTTATAGTTTTGTCCGATCAAAATGCAAAAGTTGCTTCTGAATATGGGGTTGCTTGGGAGGTGCCGGAGTTTTTATTAGATCATATGCGCGTAGATCGTAATTTAGATTTGGAAGCCATTAATAATGGGAATGGAAGTGTACTGCCAATACCCGCAACATTTATTTTAGGAAAGGATGGCGTTGTAAAATGGAGCTATGTAAATGTTGATTACAGAACACGTTCAGAACCTGAAGAGATTATAGCTGAATTAAAAAAGCTGTCTTAG
- a CDS encoding DUF6090 family protein, with the protein MIKFFRKIRQKMLTENKFSKYLLYAVGEIILVVIGILIALQINNNNNYNEQRSLEKEYLLSIQTEFKNNLKIINASIQENEQRIESLEYLLNLFDKNVLDTVSSQRISQKFAPIFGSSISYIPATGVLEDIISSGKLNILLNKKLRQNIASFNSSLDYLDIQLNAMDFTEENLRTIFYKKGSTRKLVMDIGFMNSDFKSISEKIDNKQLFESAEFENYLLAYYLSAKVTNGPKLFGRVKTEIETIIKEIEKELEK; encoded by the coding sequence ATGATAAAATTCTTTAGAAAAATCAGACAAAAAATGTTGACTGAAAATAAATTCAGTAAATATCTGCTTTATGCTGTTGGAGAAATAATACTTGTTGTTATTGGTATATTAATAGCTTTACAGATTAATAACAATAATAATTACAACGAACAAAGAAGTCTAGAGAAAGAGTATTTATTATCCATACAAACAGAATTTAAAAATAACTTAAAAATAATAAATGCCTCTATTCAAGAAAATGAGCAACGTATAGAGTCACTTGAATATCTATTGAATTTATTTGATAAAAATGTGCTTGACACAGTCAGTAGTCAGAGAATTTCTCAAAAATTTGCCCCTATTTTCGGTAGTTCAATTAGCTATATACCTGCAACAGGAGTTTTAGAAGACATCATTAGTTCAGGTAAGCTCAATATCCTTTTAAATAAAAAATTAAGACAAAACATAGCCTCTTTTAATAGTTCATTGGATTATTTAGACATTCAGTTAAATGCAATGGATTTCACAGAAGAAAATTTACGTACTATTTTTTATAAAAAAGGAAGTACACGAAAACTTGTGATGGATATAGGATTTATGAATTCCGATTTCAAGTCAATTTCCGAAAAGATAGATAACAAACAATTATTCGAATCAGCTGAATTTGAAAATTATCTTTTAGCCTACTATCTATCGGCTAAAGTAACGAATGGACCAAAGTTATTTGGACGTGTGAAGACTGAAATAGAGACCATTATAAAAGAAATTGAAAAAGAGTTAGAAAAATAA
- a CDS encoding SDR family oxidoreductase translates to MSTTIENKVALVTGANRGIGKAIVESFINHGAKKVYLAVRNTDSTKELEEKYGDKVVTLNADVSDTKSIQDLAKQANDVDIVVNNAGIGTPYTTVGEDVEKDFMQQLQVNAFGFLRVANAFAKTLEDKKGALVQLNSVASIKNFPQLSTYSASKAASYSLTQGVRADLGAKGVSILSVHPGPIDTDMAAKAGFEGAAATSIVSEGIVKSLAVGDFHLFPDDMAKQFEGAYQGFAENIVLTD, encoded by the coding sequence ATGAGCACAACAATAGAAAATAAAGTAGCTTTAGTAACTGGTGCCAATAGAGGTATCGGTAAAGCGATAGTAGAGTCATTTATAAATCACGGTGCTAAAAAAGTGTATTTGGCAGTACGTAATACGGATTCTACAAAAGAATTAGAAGAGAAATACGGTGATAAGGTAGTGACGCTGAATGCAGATGTTTCCGACACAAAATCTATTCAAGATTTGGCTAAACAGGCAAACGATGTAGATATCGTTGTTAATAACGCGGGTATAGGTACACCTTATACCACTGTAGGTGAAGATGTAGAAAAAGATTTCATGCAACAATTACAGGTAAATGCCTTTGGTTTTTTACGCGTAGCCAATGCATTCGCTAAAACATTAGAGGATAAAAAAGGAGCGTTGGTTCAATTAAATTCTGTAGCATCTATTAAAAATTTCCCTCAATTATCTACCTATTCAGCTTCAAAGGCGGCATCCTATTCCTTGACCCAAGGTGTAAGAGCGGATTTAGGAGCAAAAGGAGTTAGCATTTTAAGTGTGCACCCTGGTCCTATAGATACTGATATGGCTGCAAAAGCGGGATTTGAGGGTGCAGCGGCTACCTCAATTGTATCGGAAGGTATTGTAAAATCATTGGCTGTAGGAGATTTTCACTTGTTTCCAGACGATATGGCAAAACAATTTGAAGGAGCTTATCAAGGGTTTGCAGAAAATATAGTTTTAACGGATTAG
- a CDS encoding haloacid dehalogenase type II gives MDNTTKHKNSKTIRPKVLFFDVNETLLDLTKVKKEVGKALGGREDLLSLWFTTMLQYSLVTSASGQYKPFGQIGAAALQMVAANHNINLTEEDARKTISESMGNLPAHLEVKEALAQLKNAGYKLVAFTNSSKEGLKKQFENAGLTEYFDEMLSVEPTGKFKPFTDTYAWGAKQMGLELEECMLIAAHGWDVAGALWAGWRAAFIGRPGQQEYPLAPKTEIVVSDLKKAADILITYK, from the coding sequence ATGGATAATACTACGAAACATAAAAATTCAAAAACTATCAGGCCTAAAGTGTTGTTCTTTGATGTCAACGAAACGCTTTTAGATCTTACTAAAGTTAAAAAAGAAGTAGGCAAAGCATTAGGCGGAAGAGAAGATTTACTTTCTCTTTGGTTTACAACAATGTTGCAGTATTCATTAGTGACTTCGGCTAGTGGTCAATACAAGCCATTTGGTCAAATTGGTGCTGCAGCATTGCAAATGGTAGCTGCAAATCATAATATAAACCTGACGGAAGAAGATGCGCGCAAAACCATTTCTGAGTCTATGGGTAATTTGCCTGCGCATCTTGAGGTCAAGGAAGCGCTAGCACAATTAAAAAACGCGGGATACAAATTAGTCGCATTCACCAATTCATCTAAAGAAGGATTAAAAAAGCAATTTGAAAATGCCGGATTGACCGAGTATTTTGATGAAATGCTAAGTGTAGAACCAACAGGAAAATTCAAACCCTTTACAGATACGTACGCATGGGGAGCAAAACAAATGGGCTTGGAACTAGAAGAGTGTATGCTCATCGCAGCCCATGGCTGGGATGTTGCTGGAGCACTTTGGGCAGGCTGGAGAGCAGCGTTTATAGGTAGACCAGGGCAGCAAGAATATCCTTTAGCGCCCAAAACAGAAATAGTAGTGTCTGATTTAAAAAAAGCAGCGGACATTTTAATTACTTACAAGTAA
- a CDS encoding EthD family reductase gives MIKVSVMYPNSEGVKFDTEYYKNTHLPMVQKLVGSALKGLELDLGVGGRAPGEAAPYVAIAHLKFEDVASFQAAFGPHAATFAADVKNYSNVQGEIQISEFVTF, from the coding sequence ATGATAAAGGTATCTGTAATGTATCCGAACAGCGAAGGCGTAAAGTTCGATACGGAATATTATAAAAATACACACTTGCCAATGGTTCAAAAACTAGTGGGTAGTGCATTGAAAGGATTGGAATTAGATCTTGGTGTTGGTGGCAGAGCGCCAGGCGAAGCTGCACCCTATGTAGCCATTGCTCATTTAAAGTTTGAGGATGTAGCTTCTTTTCAAGCGGCATTTGGTCCTCATGCAGCGACATTTGCGGCAGATGTTAAAAATTATAGCAATGTACAAGGTGAGATTCAGATCAGTGAATTTGTAACATTTTAA
- a CDS encoding DsbA family oxidoreductase, with product MKEKLKIDIVSDVVCPWCIIGYKRLEKAISELGIEDQVEIEWQPFELNPGMPPEGQDLTEHIAEKYGSTVEQQQASQQNMTDIGEELGFKFDYFEGMRMANTFDAHVLLEYAKDFGKQTELKMRLITSFFTERKDVSDKAVLKEALIAVGLNADEALARLDSEEARFEVRNKQGEWKNMGVNSVPTIVFNMKSAVTGAQPVSTFKQILGELIAD from the coding sequence ATGAAAGAGAAATTAAAAATAGATATCGTTTCTGATGTAGTATGCCCATGGTGTATTATTGGGTATAAGCGTTTGGAAAAAGCGATTTCAGAACTAGGTATTGAAGACCAGGTAGAGATTGAATGGCAACCGTTTGAGCTAAACCCTGGCATGCCGCCAGAAGGTCAAGACCTTACTGAACATATTGCCGAGAAATATGGTTCTACTGTAGAGCAACAACAAGCATCGCAACAGAACATGACCGATATTGGGGAAGAACTTGGTTTTAAGTTCGACTATTTTGAAGGTATGCGTATGGCAAACACTTTTGATGCTCACGTATTATTGGAGTATGCCAAAGATTTTGGTAAACAGACCGAACTTAAAATGCGATTGATTACTTCTTTCTTTACCGAAAGAAAAGATGTTTCTGATAAAGCTGTTTTGAAAGAAGCTTTAATAGCGGTCGGTTTAAATGCAGATGAGGCACTTGCTAGATTAGACAGTGAAGAAGCGAGATTTGAGGTAAGAAACAAACAAGGCGAATGGAAGAATATGGGTGTAAACTCTGTGCCTACTATCGTCTTTAATATGAAAAGTGCAGTAACAGGTGCACAACCCGTTAGTACTTTTAAACAAATACTTGGCGAACTAATTGCCGATTAA
- a CDS encoding peroxiredoxin-like family protein, whose translation MSTTNKGELDALLAVKRQEAAVKFTDEKKQTYAEGISSVAASGVLENALNVNSKAPNFTLKNASGKSVSLYEELKNGPVVVTWYRGGWCPYCNITLHYLQEKLPEFQKAGATLIALTPELPDNSLSTAEKNSLKFSVLSDVGNVVGKEYGVVYSLTDEVAAMYEAGFGLSKVNGDDSNELPLAATYVIDTDAIIQYAFLDADYTERAEVSEILTALEKLK comes from the coding sequence ATGAGCACAACAAATAAAGGGGAGCTAGATGCATTATTAGCTGTAAAACGCCAAGAAGCAGCTGTGAAGTTTACTGATGAGAAAAAGCAAACCTATGCTGAGGGTATTAGTAGTGTTGCGGCATCTGGTGTATTGGAAAATGCACTCAATGTCAATAGTAAAGCACCTAACTTCACCTTGAAAAATGCATCGGGCAAATCGGTTTCTTTGTATGAGGAACTTAAAAACGGACCTGTAGTTGTTACTTGGTATAGAGGTGGCTGGTGTCCGTATTGTAACATCACACTACACTATTTGCAAGAAAAACTACCTGAATTTCAAAAAGCAGGTGCTACTTTGATCGCACTTACACCAGAGTTGCCAGATAACTCACTAAGTACAGCGGAAAAGAATTCTTTAAAGTTTTCTGTTTTGAGCGATGTGGGTAATGTTGTTGGAAAAGAATATGGTGTAGTATATTCCTTGACCGATGAGGTTGCTGCAATGTATGAAGCAGGTTTTGGTTTAAGTAAGGTAAATGGAGATGATAGTAATGAATTACCATTGGCTGCAACTTATGTGATCGATACCGATGCCATTATACAATATGCATTTTTAGATGCAGATTATACCGAAAGAGCAGAAGTGTCAGAAATATTAACGGCTTTAGAAAAGTTGAAATAG
- a CDS encoding DoxX family protein: protein MNANKIIYYVATGIFTLVILFSAGMYFFNHEYIKGAFTSLGYPTYLIYPYATAKLIGLFAIWNPKFHIIKEWAYAAFFFAVTLAFFAHIMVSDGEQMAAVIAWLALVVSYIFSKKI, encoded by the coding sequence ATGAATGCGAACAAAATAATCTATTACGTAGCTACAGGTATTTTTACCTTGGTCATACTGTTTTCTGCAGGCATGTATTTTTTTAATCATGAATATATTAAAGGAGCCTTTACGAGTTTGGGCTACCCTACATATTTAATTTATCCGTACGCTACTGCAAAGTTGATCGGGTTATTTGCTATATGGAATCCTAAGTTTCATATTATAAAAGAATGGGCGTATGCCGCATTTTTCTTTGCGGTTACCTTAGCATTTTTTGCTCACATTATGGTAAGTGATGGAGAACAAATGGCAGCTGTAATTGCTTGGTTGGCATTGGTTGTTTCTTATATCTTTAGTAAAAAAATATAA
- a CDS encoding carboxymuconolactone decarboxylase family protein produces MTTLKVHDIESAPEGSKGLLENSQKSFGMIPGLHGVLAASPQILEAYQTLHKLFTETSFNNDELTVVWQTINVEHACHYCVPAHTGIAKMMKVDDAITEALRNETPLADEKLEALRTFTLSVVRNRGNVTQEDLDTFYAAGYGEQQVLEIILGLSQKVISNYTNHIAHTPVDAPFQGFAWSK; encoded by the coding sequence ATGACAACTTTAAAAGTACACGACATTGAATCTGCACCAGAAGGTAGCAAAGGATTATTAGAGAACTCTCAAAAATCATTTGGTATGATCCCTGGTTTGCACGGGGTGTTGGCGGCTTCTCCACAAATTTTAGAAGCATACCAGACATTACATAAACTATTTACTGAAACTTCTTTTAACAACGATGAGTTGACAGTAGTATGGCAGACAATCAATGTAGAGCATGCTTGTCATTACTGTGTACCAGCGCACACGGGTATTGCTAAAATGATGAAGGTTGATGATGCTATTACAGAAGCATTACGTAACGAAACTCCTTTGGCAGATGAAAAATTAGAGGCTTTACGTACGTTCACATTAAGTGTTGTTCGTAACAGAGGTAATGTAACGCAAGAAGATCTAGATACTTTTTATGCAGCTGGTTATGGTGAGCAACAAGTATTGGAAATTATCTTAGGCTTATCTCAAAAAGTGATCAGTAACTACACAAACCATATTGCACATACGCCAGTAGACGCACCTTTTCAAGGCTTTGCATGGTCTAAATAA